From Pseudomonas sp. LS1212, the proteins below share one genomic window:
- the tnpB gene encoding IS66 family insertion sequence element accessory protein TnpB (TnpB, as the term is used for proteins encoded by IS66 family insertion elements, is considered an accessory protein, since TnpC, encoded by a neighboring gene, is a DDE family transposase.) — MRAGTETALARVVAVFGAAQPHCAYLFANRRATRIKVLVHDGLGIWLAARRLHQGKFFWPGSRHGAHVELGAEQLHALVLGLPWQRVGPGDAISIV, encoded by the coding sequence ATGCGCGCCGGCACCGAAACCGCGCTGGCGCGGGTGGTCGCCGTGTTCGGTGCGGCGCAGCCGCACTGTGCTTATCTGTTTGCCAATCGTCGCGCCACGCGCATCAAGGTGTTGGTACACGATGGCCTAGGTATCTGGCTGGCGGCCCGCCGCCTGCACCAGGGCAAATTTTTCTGGCCGGGTTCTCGACACGGCGCTCACGTGGAATTGGGCGCTGAGCAGTTGCACGCTCTGGTGCTGGGTTTGCCCTGGCAACGAGTCGGGCCGGGCGACGCTATTTCCATCGTGTGA